Genomic segment of Tachysurus fulvidraco isolate hzauxx_2018 chromosome 22, HZAU_PFXX_2.0, whole genome shotgun sequence:
TGCTTCAAGGAGTGGGACATGGTCAAAACAGAGGGTGAAAGCTCATCCAAGCAGGTATTATATGAGGGTGAGGTCTgcttatttgttgttgttgttgttgccagTTGGCCAGCCACCCCAGATATACTATTGCATCCTCTCCCTCTTATAGATCCCTTTTAAAAGCTTCCCTTTAAAATAATTGCCCTGCGTCTCATCGGGCCATCGGTCTGGTCAGAATAAGCATCTTAATTCATATCAATTCTTATGGACTATCTTCAAGCAGATATCCTGAATTCGGTTCTTCTGAGAATGCCCCAATTTTCTTCCAAAGAGATCATAATTTACTGATtattttcaggaaataaagCAATTCTCACCAGTATTTATTGTTACTAAACAGACTTTAATAAATGCTTAAGGACATGAATTGTAAGTTTACATTTGGAATTCGGGTCACTTAAATCAGGACAATCTGTTACAGGAATGGTAACAGGTGGTCTATAAAATCCACTCACATTACAGTCAGTTTCACCTTGGAAATAAAGACCTCATATTGCTTCCCACCACTAGATTGAAATTTCCTGTCAAGTCTCAACCCTTTGAGGAGCGCAGTGAGCGGAAGATGTGATATACatctaagtacggtgacccatactcagaattcgctctctgcatttgacccattcaaagtgcacacacacagcagtgaacaagTAGTGAATAAATTTTACCAAATACCAGgattttgttttacattaattacagacagttaatattatgaaatatCATCACAACACAAAAGACATTCAACAAAAGTGATGATCAATATGTATATTCATTAAAGATGACCTGCActgtaaactatatataaatagtattatcatattaaaacaaacagattGATCAAAAGtcaattttttatatacaataaattgTTACTTAAGCAATCTTTATAACCATAacattaattaaatgttaaatgttaattgACATGGGTTTATCAGTGCTGTCTTTGTCTGGGTCAGACTTGTTTATGACGGTCTCATTATCATCCTTTTAATCTTCCTCCATTTGTCCTGCAGCGCTTCTTTAAAACTGTCTGTCATGAGGAAGTAAAACACAGGGTTGATGACACTGTGAGCAAATCCAAATGGCCTCGACAGTATGTAAGCCCCGTTGATGTAGTCTAAAATGCACCGTGATAAATTTAATTCAGGAAGCCGTGACGCAAGACGCACAATCCTCGTTACATGGAGAGGTGTGTAGAGCACCAGGAACATGATAGCTGCGATCCGCACGATCCTTACTGGCCTTTGGAAAGATGTCCCAAGCACTTCCTGTCTTTTCACTAGTACAGAAACCATCTTTTGTGATGCTAGAAACAAACCTGTAAGGGGAATCACATATCCAGTTATAGTGAGAACTATGCTGTAGATCAGAGTAACTCTGGGATCTCCCATGCTCCCAAAATCACTGCACACCTTACGACCATTTCGCTCCAACTCCTGGATAATGAAGAACATGAGAGGAGCGATTTGAACAGTCACCCAGATCCAGTTCAGGATACTGATGATTATTGCAGCCTTGAGAGTCAACAGGATGTGTTGTCGATGTGGGTGACATATCAATAAGAACCGGTCCACACTTACCCACATCATGAAAAGGATGCTGGAGTACAGGTTCACATGGAGGATATAACGATTCATTACACATAGTGATGAATTGAATTTCTTCAGGTTGTGAGCGTAGTTATAGGACAGCCAAGCTAAAGTGCACATGAAGACGaggtcagacacagacaggttaAACAGGTACACGTTAGTGGACTTCCAAGCAGGGAGGCAAAAGATGTAGCCTAGGACCACCACTAGGTTTCCGATGAAGCCGATGGCAGATTCCAGACCGTACATTGGTGAGAGGTAATATTTCTCCAACAGTGGAGTGACGACACTGGAACAGTTTTCCTGCATGAAGATTATTGTACATATAATTACTGCACATAAAGAGGTCAATTTTCCTGCCAATGTAAGTGATATTTGCTGGTTAACAATGTTGTTTTTAGTCTGTTGTTATACACACATATCTATATAATTGCATCTTATGCCAAATTATCGCAAGACAGAATAAACTGATTTGTCGGTGCTTCATTTGTTACTTCATAAATAAGAGAcataacacattaacaaataaaacatcactAATGGCTGCTCCTAGAAACTTTCCAAACCTCTTCTAGAGGTTTAATTTCTGGGTGAAACCTAGAACAGAATATTGCTAAAGTAAAAAAAGCAAAGTAAACTCTTTGGTGTAATGAAAGCCAATGAATGCTTAAAGAGCCCTTAAAGGACCCCTGTAAAggtttgttattaataatacattcatAACCGACTAATACTAACGTTAGATTTTTAGATAAAATAATTAGGTGATGAACAATAATTAAGCTAATAAATAAGCATTAGGTGGATAAATGTAACACTGGTATATAAAACCTTGCTTTAGTCTTTAAGACTAACATTTAATCTCTTTCTGTAAGTAAATAAGGTTCTTGAGCTTTAATATAATCATCATTTTCCAACCCAATTAttagattatatataatatattatagcCTTTATCAGTATTGGTAATCATTACTTAGACATTATCTAGTACAAATGATGTTTCtaaaatgttgaatatttaaataatgcttACCATTGTGTTGTTTGGTGTAATTACTCCAGATGTGAGTCAGTTTTTATGGTTCCTTTTATTAAAACTGTCAGCACCACCCATCTGTAGCATCATCATTACAGGTAACATGtacactgtatttatttttatctagtCAGATGATTCAATGACACATGGATTTGCATGTAGATTTGAATTTGTtgcttcttctttctttttctgctccGTTTCTGGTCTATCACTCTTGTTGATTtgctatgtaaaataaaaatatttgtttatttatttgtttacttaatCAACCAAATGCAGTAGATGGACATGTAAATGTTCACTTGGGAAACAAAGTAAATATAgatcattaaaattaaattattgtgATGAAATGGAGTGTAAATGAAACCATGTGTTAAAATACTGCTAATTAATATAACTATACAACTCTGAATATgaacaaatacttaaaaatCGTCCACTGCCCCCTGGTGGACGAAGCGCGCATTGcccttttctttatttcctgtgGGTGAAGATGGCGCCCAGAGACCTTCAGCGCTGTTTATCACGCCTTTATTCGGCGAAATACAGCATCAGGACGAACGGACAGCTCAATGTGATCAGGTGGGAACATTTTATCTGTGGTACTGTTTGTGTCTCAGTATCATTGTACAGTTTATTATCGCAGAAAGAATCCGGAGTGAATGCAGCTTTTACCTTAACATATAACCCTGTTTGCATTTTTTCGTCCACTGGACCAGATTTGGTGCTCCCTTCATAGTAAGACCAGGCTGGTCCCGCTCTGtagcccacggatcccgatgcttgctgcccccccaaaaaatatttacgtccggcttccgtctctacactgctcaaggttagcgtggacccgtccagagaatgtttttatctctcgggtagacggcatcagataccgcaggaTGTCCCTTAGTCCATGCTTAAAGATATCCTTGAGCACCTTCTCGTCGAAGTTGACCTGATTGcacaggtccacgaatacctccaTATATTCCTCGACCAGGGAGTCCTcctgacaaagacaaaacagtatttctgctggatccatggggtgagtcgttctgtcacgatgtgacatggtgagatAAAGGCAAGtgtggatccaaatgcagtattccaatttaatgaagaaaaacgagaaacaggcaggcaaaacaggtcagaacacagaacaggacagggaacaggaacagacaagagaagagaaattTTTCATACAGTTTGCAAAGAGTGACATAAAGGATGTATGTTTAATGCTGAGATATTGCAGAGAGTCACTGGGTATTGCAGAGTTCtttaaaattaatacaaaacatTGAGTTGTTTCCTCTTGGTTTGAAGGCTATGCAGGATAGGAGAGTGCAGCAATGGGGTGAACCTACTGAACCTCAATTACTTTCACTTGGTCAAAGGCATGACTCAAAGTTTCTTGAAATGCGGGCCAATATATTGTTGATATCAGTAGCTTGGTGAGGCAGGGAGAAACTTATGgctatgttttatgtttttgccCCAGAATTGGATTGTGATATCACCACCAGGTACTTGTGAGCATTCCTTTGCACCCATTCTACTTTCATTAATCATCAAAGATTCAAGGTTTGGTTACAGTCTGAATCCACTATTGCATGGTATGTACCATCTTAGACTAGATTAATGTAAACGAGTGATTTGGAAGAAGGAGGTTGTATATATTCCCATTACATGGGGTATTTAAGGAATATCAGGACcctaaattatttttattggctAGCCGAGACATGGCTGAACCCAGCGGTACCAGACCATGCCATCCAGCCGACCGAGATTTTCTCGGTTTACCTCATGGACAGAACACTGGAGTCGGGGAAGTCAAGGCGAGGTGGAGTGTGTCTGATGGTGAACAACCACTGGTGTGACAGCGTGAGCATCTTTCCTCTTTCACGCTCCTGCACACCAAATCTGGAGCTACTGATCATCAAATGTTGGCCCTTCTATCTACCTCGGGAATTCAGCTCGGTCATATTCAGTGCCGTTTATATTCCACCTCAATCGGACATGGACACTGCAGTATGGGACTTATTTTTGGGACCCCGCCCCATCCTTATCCTGTTcctgtctctgcacacctgttcttCCTGTCTTGTTAATTACCCCACCTATTTATACCTGCTGTTTTGCATGTGcttttgctgagtccttgttgTTTGATACTTACTGTTCTCTGTTTTTTATCTTCTTCTGTATTTTAGTTGCTCAGTATTTCCCTAGTGTTTTCTTGTGTCTGTTGATTTTGTCATTAATAAAACCCCTGTCTGTCTGGACAATCGATAAGTTcctatttttattcacaataattCAGTAGTAATAACAGACATTCTGGGGGAGTAACATAACTGTACTGCTGAAACAATAAGTCCCCCTACAGAGATGTCTACAAATAACTCTTTTTATGTTTCTAGATTTTTTGGCAATGCagaaaatttatataaatttaccAAATACCAGgattttgttttacattaattacagacagttaatattatgaaatatCATCACAACACAAAAGACATTCAACAAATGTGACGAGCAATATGTATATTCATTAAAGATGACCTGCActgtaaactatatataaatagtattatcatattaaaacaaacagattGATCAAAAGTCaaatttttatatacaataaattgTCACTTACGCAATCTTTATAAccataaaattaattaaatgtccAGTTAATAGCAAATAAATTGACATGGGTTTAtcagtgcttttttttgtctgggTCAGACTTGTTTATGACGCTCTCATTATAATCCTTTTAATCTGCCTCCATTTGTCCTGTAGAGCTTCTTTAAAACGGTCTGTCATGAGGAAGTAAAACACAGGGTTGATGACAATGTGTAAATAGGCAAATGGCCGTGTCACTATGTAAGCTGAACTGATGTAGTCTAAAACACACTTTGACAATTTTAATTCAGGAAGCTGAGACACAATACGGACAATCCTCATTACATGGAAAGGTGTGTAGAGCACCAGGAACATGATTGCTGCAAACCTCACAACCCTTACTGGCCTTTGGAAAGATGTCCCAATCACTTCCTGTCTTTTAATGAGAACAGAAACGATCTTTTGTGATGCTAGAAACAAACCTATAAGGGGAATCACATATCCAGTTATAGTGAGAATTATGTTGTAGATCAGAATAGCTTGGGAATTTCTCAAACTCGCAAAATCAAGACACGCTGTCCAGCCATTTTGCTCCAAGTCCTGGTTAATGAAGAAGATGAGAGGAGCGACTTGAACAGTCACCCAGATCCAGTTCAGGATGGTGATGATTATTGCAGCCTTGAGAGTCAACAGGATGTGTTGTCGATGTGGGTGACATATCAATAAGAACCGGTCCACACTTACCCACATCATGAAAAGGATGCTGGAGTACAGGTTCACATGGAGGATATAACGATTTATCATGCAGAGtgcagcattgaatttcttcaGGTTGTAAGCATAGTTATAGGACAGCTCAGGTAAAGTGCACAGGAAGACGacatcagacacagacaggttaAACAGGTACACGTTAGTGGACTTCCAAGCAGGGAGGCAGAAGATGTAGCCTAGGACCACCACTAGGTTTCCGATGAAGCCGATGGCAAATTCCAGACCGTACAGTGGTGAGAGGTAATATTTCTCCAACAGTGGACTCAAGACACTGGAACAGTTTTCCTGCATGaagattattttacatataattaCTGCACATAAAGAGATCAATTTTCCGGCCAATGCAAGTGATATTTGCTGGTtaacaatgttgttttttaGTCTGTTGTTATACACACATATCTACATAAATGCATAAGTACATACATAAATGCATTTCCAAACCTCTTCTAGAGGTTTAATTTCTGGGTGAAACCTAGAATTATGCTGTACTCTTTTGTGTAATGAAAGCCAATGAACGCTTAAAGAGCCCTTAAAGGACCCCTGTAAAggtttgttattaataatacattcatAACCGACTAATactaaaattagataaaataatTAGGTAATGAACAATAATTAAGCTAATAAATAAGCATTAGGTGGATAAATGTAACACTGGTATATAAAACCTTGCTTTAGTCTTTAAGACTAACGTTTAATCTCTTTCTGTAAGTAAATAAGTTTCTTGAGCTTTAATATAATCATCATTTTCCAACCCAATtattagattttatatataatatataatagccTTTATCAGTATTGGTAATCATTACTTTGTAGACATTATCTAGTACAAATGATGTTTCTAAaatgatgaatatttaaataattcttaCCATTGTGTTGTTTGGTGCAATTACTCCAGAAATGAGTCCGTTTTTATGGTTCCTTTTATTAAAACTGTCAGCACCACCCAGCACCACTGTAGCATCATCATTACAGGTAACATGtacactgtatttatttttatctagtCAGATTCAATGACATGGATTTGCATGTAGATTTGAATTTGTTGCTTCTTCTTTGTTTCTGCTCCGTTTCTGGTCTTTCACTCCTGTTGATTTGCTAATTATCATTTCTGTGACCTGTGTGTAGATGCAATCCAGTGGTGTAGTCCTCAAAAAAAAGTGGTATACTACTACCCCCGCCCACCTCTTAAACCCCCTGTTCCCTGCCACGCTGCcaaaacaagaaaagcaaaaCCAACACACAGAAGTCAATGTTTGTATTTACATGAAATTAACATTCATGCCTTTAgaagacacttttatccaaagaaACTCACAGTGCATTTGAGTTACCTACATTTTATCAGTATCCGTGTtccctgggaatcgaacccacaacctttgtgATGCTAACGTAATGCTCTACCATAATGCACTCATAcacttatataaaaactatttatCATTCGATTATGCATTGtttgttcagttacagtatgttccaaacattttttctaGCCAGATGAGCGACATCGGTAACGCACCACTGATACCCAAACCAcccaaaatgcttggatcggcattgataccgatccaaaatattGGATCGGTGCATCCCTAGTTTAAACCAGGAgtcacccaggatctagtacttTACAGTTTTCTGCACACCTCTTTTGCACTATGATACcctaactctggactgtcactttaactctggacttgcacaacacagtgccactttatacacactatattgcacatggacactttaaggacaatcactaaaaccatacgcatttattttcatacattatttctcacatatattttcatattttcatatttgatatagtttttatatagtttatactttttatttacccacctccatccatccatccatcttctaccgctttatccggggccgggtcgcgggggcagcagactaagcagggatgcccagacttccctctccccagacacttcctccagctcttccgggggaatacccaggccttcccaggccagccgagagacatacagtagtccctccagcgtgtcctaggtcttcccctgggcctcctcccggttggacatgcccggtaCACCtccttttagttttattttttttatccctaattgcattccttttatacttgaataccagacagatgcaaaaagcatttcactgcatgtcgtactctgtatgtatgtgtatgtgagaaataaaaatggatttGATTTGAGGTCCACAAaattaaagttttttaatttgtgttatTATATAGTCTTGCTCTTGCCAAACCCTGTGATGATCTGAATGCTTTATGCTGTACTTCATCTGTTCCAGTTCAGGTTTGAGACCTGGCCAACAATTCTGGTCAGAATGCACTACAGTGATCTTCTGTCATGGACCATTCTCTGCATAAACATCAGGGGGCGCTCCAGCAGGgatttgtttatattctgtgCCATGTCTTTGTATATGTTTTGTGCTCACTTGTGTTTGCCCCGCCCCTGTTcctgtctctgcacacctgttcttCCTGTCTTGTTAATTACCCCACCTATTTATACCTGCTGTTTTGCATGTGcttttgctgagtccttgttgTTTGATACTTGCTGTTCTCTGTTTTTTATCTTCTTCTGTATTTTAGTTGCTCAGTATTTCCCTAGTGTTTTCTTGTGTCTGTTGATTTTGTCATTAATAAAACCCCTGTCTGTCTGGACAATCGATAAGTTCCTATTTTTATTCGCAATAATTCAGTAGTAATTACAGACATTCTGTGGGAGTAACATAACTGTACTGCTGAAACAATAAGTCCCCCTACAGAGATGTCTACAAATAACTCTTTTTATGTTTCTAGGTTTTTTTGGCAATGTggaaaatttatataaatttaccAAATACCataattttgttttacattaattacagacagttaatattatgaaatatCATTAATTAAATGTCCAATTAATAGCAAATAAATTGACTTGGGTTTATCAGTGCTGTCTTTGTCTGGGTCAGACTCGTTTATGACGATCTCATTATCATCCTTTTAATCTGCCTCCACTTGTCCTGTAGAGCTTCTTTAAAACTGTCTGTCATGAGGAAGTAAAACACGGGGTTGATGACACTCTGTGCAAATGCAATTGGCCGTGTCACTATGAAAGCCCCGTTGATGTAGTCTAAAACACACCCTGATAAATTTAATTCAGGAAGCCGTGATGCGAGACGCACATTTCTCATGACATGGAAAGGTGTGTAGAGCAACAGGAACATGATTGCTGCAGACCTCACAATCCTTACTGGCCTTTGGAAAGATGTCCCAAGCACTTCCTGTCTTTTAATGAGAAAAGAAACCATCTTTTGTGATGCTAGAAACAAACCTATAAGGGGAATCACATATCCAGTTATAGTGAGAATTATGCTGTAGATCAGAGTAACATGGGGATTTCTCAGACTCGCAAAATCACGACACGCTGTCCAGTTATTTTGCTCCAAGTCCTGGATGATGAAGACGATGAGAGGAGCGATTTGAACAGTCACCCAGATCCAGTTCAGGATGGTGATGATTATTGCAGCCTTGAGAGTCAACAGGATGTGTTCTCGCTGTGGGTGACATATCAATAAGAACCGGTCCACACTTACCCACATCATGAAAAGGATGCTGGAGTACAGGTTCACATTGAGAATGTAGCGATTACCTACACATAGTG
This window contains:
- the LOC113652866 gene encoding succinate receptor 1-like, yielding MENCSSVVTPLLEKYYLSPMYGLESAIGFIGNLVVVLGYIFCLPAWKSTNVYLFNLSVSDLVFMCTLAWLSYNYAHNLKKFNSSLCVMNRYILHVNLYSSILFMMWVSVDRFLLICHPHRQHILLTLKAAIIISILNWIWVTVQIAPLMFFIIQELERNGRKVCSDFGSMGDPRVTLIYSIVLTITGYVIPLTGLFLASQKMVSVLVKRQEVLGTSFQRPVRIVRIAAIMFLVLYTPLHVTRIVRLASRLPELNLSRCILDYINGAYILSRPFGFAHSVINPVFYFLMTDSFKEALQDKWRKIKRMIMRPS
- the LOC113652848 gene encoding succinate receptor 1-like encodes the protein MENCSSVLSPLLEKYYLSPLYGLEFAIGFIGNLVVVLGYIFCLPAWKSTNVYLFNLSVSDVVFLCTLPELSYNYAYNLKKFNAALCMINRYILHVNLYSSILFMMWVSVDRFLLICHPHRQHILLTLKAAIIITILNWIWVTVQVAPLIFFINQDLEQNGWTACLDFASLRNSQAILIYNIILTITGYVIPLIGLFLASQKIVSVLIKRQEVIGTSFQRPVRVVRFAAIMFLVLYTPFHVMRIVRIVSQLPELKLSKCVLDYISSAYIVTRPFAYLHIVINPVFYFLMTDRFKEALQDKWRQIKRIIMRAS
- the LOC113652849 gene encoding succinate receptor 1-like — protein: MENCSSVLSPLLEKYYLSPMYGLEFTIGFIGNLVVVLGYIFCLPAWKSTNVYLFNLSVSDLVFLCTLPELSYNYAYNQKKFNSSLCVGNRYILNVNLYSSILFMMWVSVDRFLLICHPQREHILLTLKAAIIITILNWIWVTVQIAPLIVFIIQDLEQNNWTACRDFASLRNPHVTLIYSIILTITGYVIPLIGLFLASQKMVSFLIKRQEVLGTSFQRPVRIVRSAAIMFLLLYTPFHVMRNVRLASRLPELNLSGCVLDYINGAFIVTRPIAFAQSVINPVFYFLMTDSFKEALQDKWRQIKRMIMRSS